GCAAATATTGCACTTGAACCCATCTACCACCGCCTTGGAGCCACCTTCTTTAGACTTTTCTTCTCCGGTATCCATCGATTGGAGGTTGTTTTTATAACTATGGCTAGACCTGTGTCCACCTAAGCCTTGGAAAGTTGGGAAGATCTTATCGCAAGTGCTGCACTTATACTCCCTGGGTGCCACAAGAAGCAACTCGCTTACTATTTCTTGATCGAGCTTGTTTCCGTTTTTGCTTCTAACAGTAGTGTTCTTGCTACCTGATTCCTCCTCTATGTTGTTGTCAAGGCCTGCTTGTCTGGGACCTAACTCAGTGTCTATCAAAGCCTTCTCTTTCAGCATCAGAGTCCCTCTTCCATCAATGTTCACTTCTTTTGATGGATAATTTCTCAAGCTTCCAAGTTGTAACACCTCAACTTTTTGCCTCTTCTTCTCTCCTGAACGTTCAGAAACTTGGTTCTTGTTCTTAACTCCATGTTTATGCGATAAACTGAGATCACTGGACGAAACAGAAGTAGAAGATGAGCTCAAGGGGTGATTCTGGCCCCTCCTTCCAGTTTTCGTCCAGCGCAGAAGAGGCTGAGAAGGACTAGTATCAGATGAAACTACAGTTGATTTCATGGCTGAAGGGCTCAATTCATCATTTTTCTGCGACACAGTGGAGCAAGAACCAGTCTTGGCCGAGAGTGGACTGATCCCCCTCCATTCTCTCTCAGGATGGCACCTCATGTGCCCGTACATGGCCTTCTTCGATTGGAAAACCTTGGAACAAACAGGGCACATGGCTTCGCTTCTAGCCTCCGATCCATTCTTGAGGTTTGAAGTCGCATTCTTGTTGGAATCACTGCCCCAGTTACCATGATCATCAAGGAGAGCTCTCCTCGGGCCCTTCCAAGCTTTTGTACAACCTAACCCTTTGCTGTTGAAGCTGCATACGAGTGTTGCCTTCATTATCACTCCTCCCCTTTTATCAGAACCTTCTTCTCCACCTTCCTTGGGAATCTTGATAAGCTTCAAAGAAATCCTATTTTCTGGTGAACCACCGGGAGCCAAGTTCTGCCTCTCTTCGGCTTCACAAGGTACATCATCAGCCATGAAACCCTATTACAGGAAGAAAATTAACAGCATGTACCCCACTACTGATTTTCTCTCCGTGCTTTAGGGGTAGAAATTAAGGAAAGAACAGAAAATAAGAGCAAATAAGGAAAAGTGTGGCAATGGGGTACAAACTCTCTAGGAaaatagtttctatttttttgaaaacaagatGCTAGAGTTTCTATATTTACAAATCTCCTTTCCTTAAATTTCAAGATTGTCCTTAGATTACTGCTCTATTCtctacataataataataaaaatatactatATTTGTATAGCATATTTGATTGGGTATTAAATagcaacaattatttttatattttaaatataatttgtattaaatatcagtaattatttttatattttaaatatatataattaattaaatttgggtTGAAATCAAATAGCTGCTTTTGTGGGTGATgctaaactccaaattaaatcCTAATTTCAAGTGGTGATCTTCAatgtaaaacattaaaaattctTTCCATTGATTggaaacatttaaaatatttataaaaaattatttgtaattaaattattaagcacatgttttttatttagtggtagcattaattttttttttctatttaaccattaattattaattctttttacatattacataaaagaaaaagagagcaGGTGGAATTGAATTAAGAGCTTTAATTTTAGTGAGTTGAGATTGGACAAATGATTTTGATGAAAAGGTTTAAAATAtgatgtattttaattttatttgactaGTTAAAGTCCATAATGTGATCTTATCACCTTATAATCCTTATCTAGGGttgtaagtaaaaaaaaaaaaaaaaaaaaaccgacaAATTGATCCAAACTAACCAAAACCAATCATATTGAttcgattttcaaaaataaaaaaggttggtttggtttgagaattttgaaaaccgATCTTGTTCgtttagttttcaatttttctcgATATTCtgaaacttatatataattgtttaatatttgataatttttttaatattagattatattaaaataatttattgtttttatattatggtcaaattaattctaaatgtatttaatatatttttaatatcaaattcaagttggtttcaattaattttaaaaacaaattaaatttaaagtttaataTAAACTCAAGTTAATGGGATTTGGgttcaaaacaaacacaaatctACAACTAGAtttaggatttaaaaaaaaaactattaatatgGGTTTTAATCAACACATGAAAATTGAACCAAATTGACCTCAAAAGACTTGATTTAGTTCagttttttctctcaaaatttggttggtttggttttatttttatatgatacaaCTGACTTTATTTACACCTCTACCCTTATGTCCTTCTTAATTGCCTATcatcaataattaaatttaaattatgtaacATGTCTACATGTATGAAAGCAAATCAAACTTACATTTGAGCTACACGTATAAGCATTCGAGAAGAAACATATAAtttgatctaattaataatatattctaATAGTCATTCTTTTAGTGTGAaaggtaaataaataattgagcaTTAATCTCAAAATCCAAGAAGAAGCTATGCACAAAAGCCAAAACTTTTCGAAGGAATTCTAACAGTTTTTGGTCTGAATCCAACATCAGAGAGAAATTTCCGCTGTCCCATCTGACACAAAGCATAAAACTATAGCCCTACTCAGACCAAGAAAATCATgctatttggaaaaaaaaatatataagaatataATATCCATGGGGCTTTACCCAGGAACTGTAACTCACTGAATTATCAAAacttaggggaaaaaaaaaaaaaacactaatgCACCACcttcattcttcttccattgaGGGAAGCTCATTGAGATCAAAATCCAAGACTCTTGGACCTGTACTCCGGCTGGCTTCTTCAGCAGACAACATTAATGCTTCATGTTTGGGCGtagcagattgggctggcttcGGCCGGTGAGTTGTCTGGTGGCCCCCAAGAGCCTGATCCGTGGGAAAGGTCTTGGAGGTCCGGCACTTGTGGGCTTTTTGTACCACCTGCTTGGAAGTGCCAAGGGCTAGGCCTTCTCCCTTAGAAGCTGAGGTATGCGAAGATGATACATACTTATTCTCCATGTCCAGACTCTTCTTATTGTAAGAATGGCTGGACCTGTTTCCACTCAAGGCTTGGTAAGTCGGCATTTATATGATGCATAATCCCTTAGGTTCCTTAATGCAATGAACTGATATTACAGGAGGAACCCCATGTAGAATATAATTTGATGATGCGATTCTGGCCCCTCCTTCCAGTATTCGTCCACCGTAGAGGAGGCTGAGAAGGACTAGTATCAGATGAAACCACAGGCAATGTTATGGATCAATGGCTCAAACCATCAATTTCCTGCGACACAGAGGAGGAAGAAGTAGTCTTGGTCGAGGGCGGAGGATTGACCCCCCTCAATTCTCTCTCAGGATGGCACCTCATGTCCCCGTGCATGGCCTTCTTCGAATGGAAACTCCTGGAACAAACAGGGCACCTGGCTTCAGTTCCACCATTCTCAGCAACACCACCCTCTGATCCATTCTGGAGGTTCCAAGTGACATTGATCTTGTTGGAATCACCGCCTCCGTTGCTCTGATCATAAAGGTGAGCTCTCGTCTGACCCCTCCAAACTCTTGAACCACCCAACCCTTTGCTGCTGATGTTGCATACTGCCCTTGCCTCCACTATTACTCTTCTACTTTTCACATCATCACCTTCTTCGCCACCTCCCATCGGAATCTTGATTATCTTCCTAATTTCCGGTGAACCACTGGAGCCTGAACACCCCACCACCAAGGACTAATTTGATCTCTACTGGTTTTGGGTTGTGAGAAGCAGattgaaataatgaaaaagaagtcaaggaaagaagagaaaaatgtaTAGAGATGCGCAGAGGGAGTCTTGATGAGgagagtgtttttatttttgtcattgcTTATCCGTTTCTATTTTTGCCATTGCTCAGCCGTATCCTATCATAATTCTAATTCTAACATAAACTACGGCCCCATAGACTTTCTTTTCCTAGTTATCTCCTTTCCTTAATTTCAAGATTACatagtaataaaatataattatatatttaattgggtattaaattataacaataattatttttataatgtaaTCTTATCTCAATATTATTTCGTATTAATTCAATGGTACTAAGAGTCAGTtcgatagtgattttaggaaaccaTTACTcaattattagaaatattaaaagcgttTTCTAAAATCGCTTTCAAACTCATTCTAAATATCCAATTGGTAttgattttaagaaaagtttttaatatttttggtat
The sequence above is drawn from the Vitis riparia cultivar Riparia Gloire de Montpellier isolate 1030 chromosome 6, EGFV_Vit.rip_1.0, whole genome shotgun sequence genome and encodes:
- the LOC117916939 gene encoding zinc finger protein ZAT9-like → MADDVPCEAEERQNLAPGGSPENRISLKLIKIPKEGGEEGSDKRGGVIMKATLVCSFNSKGLGCTKAWKGPRRALLDDHGNWGSDSNKNATSNLKNGSEARSEAMCPVCSKVFQSKKAMYGHMRCHPEREWRGISPLSAKTGSCSTVSQKNDELSPSAMKSTVVSSDTSPSQPLLRWTKTGRRGQNHPLSSSSTSVSSSDLSLSHKHGVKNKNQVSERSGEKKRQKVEVLQLGSLRNYPSKEVNIDGRGTLMLKEKALIDTELGPRQAGLDNNIEEESGSKNTTVRSKNGNKLDQEIVSELLLVAPREYKCSTCDKIFPTFQGLGGHRSSHSYKNNLQSMDTGEEKSKEGGSKAVVDGFKCNICSKTFPSGQALGGHKRIHFQGSTQAAPRQGSASGKSSKCLGDKVLDFDLNELPPMEE
- the LOC117916940 gene encoding zinc finger protein 1-like → MPTYQALSGNRSSHSYNKKSLDMENKYVSSSHTSASKGEGLALGTSKQVVQKAHKCRTSKTFPTDQALGGHQTTHRPKPAQSATPKHEALMLSAEEASRSTGPRVLDFDLNELPSMEEE
- the LOC117916941 gene encoding uncharacterized protein LOC117916941, with amino-acid sequence MGGGEEGDDVKSRRVIVEARAVCNISSKGLGGSRVWRGQTRAHLYDQSNGGGDSNKINVTWNLQNGSEGGVAENGGTEARCPVCSRSFHSKKAMHGDMRCHPERELRGVNPPPSTKTTSSSSVSQEIDGLSH